One window of the Scyliorhinus torazame isolate Kashiwa2021f chromosome 24, sScyTor2.1, whole genome shotgun sequence genome contains the following:
- the LOC140400036 gene encoding histone H2B-like yields the protein MADEKKPTSKPASKKGAKKVIKKPAVKGGKKRRRSRKESYSIYIYKVMKQVHPDTGISSKAMSIMNSFVNDIFERIAGEASRLAHYNKRSTISSREIQTAVRLLLPGELAKHAVSEGTKAVTKYTSSK from the coding sequence atggctgacgagaagaaaccaacatcgaaaccagcttccaagaagggagccaagaaagtcattaagaaaccggcagtaaagggcggcaagaagcggcgaaggtcgaggaaggagagttactccatctacatctacaaagtgatgaagcaggttcaccccgacaccggcatctcctccaaggccatgagcatcatgaactccttcgtcaacgatattttcgagcgcatcgcgggtgaggcttcccgcctggcccattacaacaagcgcagcaccatcagctcccgggagatccagaccgccgtgcgcctgctgctgcccggggaactggccaagcacgccgtgtcggaagggacaaaggcggtgaccaagtacaccagctccaagtaa